ACCGACATCGGACGAAATAGTGCTCTGTCTGTCTTTGAAAGTATTTATGTATCTGAAGCACTCAGCACAACCTCTCAAGAGAGCAGGAAGTGTTCTTGGGAATACAGCAAAGCTCAATACCAGAACTATCAcatatttcaacagaaaaaacagtgcTCAAAACTTACCCATTAATAGAGTGGAATATTTTATCATATTCTTCAGCTGAAAGATTTAATCTGAAACACCAAGAACACAGTTACAGAATACATatgaaaaatgcatatttaaccACAAAAATATCATCATTACTGAACAGAAATGTGAGACACAGAAAATATGTAGAAAGCATGCTTTCAACAGAATAAAACAGactcaaaccaaaccaaacattcCACTTGAAAGATCTCAACCCACAGAATTGACAATATGGCCCTGTCAGGTGCAGTTAAAGACTAGATACTAAGAGACCCCTTTGAAGGCACTTGTTAAATTTGACATTTATATGAGTGGCATGGTTACTATTTCCTGCAGACTGGCAACTCCGGTTTCCAATTGATTCCCAGAAGGGCAGAGCTGCAAACAGTGGGTCACACCCATTCTTCAGCAAAGATGTAGTTAAGAGGTGCGAAGATGAGAAAGTCCTCATCATCAGTGAAATGTCAGCAAACCAGCGAGGTGGCAACACTCCTTGCAGATCTGATACACTGGGTATATTCAAAGAGTTCAGCTTTGCTACATCTAACTTTGTTGCCAGACCTAGAAGCCTCCATTCAAGGATGAAACTTCTGGTCTGCAAACATTCTGAAAGCTCTACCAGCTGTGTGAGGAGCATTGTTTCTAATTCAGGCACTTAACTGGTGCTCTTATTTGACTGTGTAGATATATCCTACTGTAATTTTCTGCGGCTCCACTAGTATTAAGTTATGACAATTAcaattttaactttttatttcagtgggtTTACTGTTTTATAGCTGTTGGCTATCAAGTATTGCCAGTTCTGTTACTTACTCTGCTACTTTTTAACCAACAACCAACATAAAACACCACATAGACTTAGCAACCCACAGTCTGAGCAGAATTGGACTTCAGTTTCTTCAAGGAGTACTGACAGCCTTTCTTCATTACTTGAATTCTAGGACTACACAATGTGACAAAGACAGTATGTATGTATCTAGATATCTATGTGTGTTTGTGAGGTGCTACATATTAGACTGAATATAGCTAACTTCAAAAAACTAGGGATGCAAACTCTGGAGGGCAATTTTACAGgtaaaaaatagtaatttcaaataaatgtagtttttaatatttcttcttacATATAATAACATGTTTCAATAATAACATGTTTCAGCCtacttttattctgtttgcttCTAAAACTCTCTGCAGATTGTGGTAGTTTCAAATAGTCTTCGAGGAGCTTTAAACACTCtcagaagcagctttttatttttttattttttttatgttttatatttctaaattttacatttttaacaacTGCTTTCTGGGCTCTAAGATAATACTGTTAAGTTAAGCAATTATTACCCACttgtaaggaaataaaaatctacCTTATTGGCACAACTCGGGCACCAGCAGATTCCAAAAACTTCACGTATGAAGCTGCAATATAGGAACTTCCAAATCTGTGGAACTTATCAAAGTGACACTCCTGTGCCAATATCCCTGAAGGATCCAAGGCAGAAAATTAGGGCTATATAAACAGCAAATGCTACACacttaaaacagaattaaactCCAGTTTCCTACATGTATAACATTTACCACCAGAAGGAATTCCAAACACTGAGACACTGGGGCATCAATTACGATGCCTAGTCACAAGGCACCAAATAAATACGCATTACCTAAGACTCACCTTCTCTACTTTAATTATTCAGTATTACAGCTCCTTTTAGATAAGCTACAGttgagattttttaaaaaggtataTATAGTGTAACATTATTAATAAAAGCTTTAACCAAACCCATGCTCACTCCAAACAGAGACTAACAGGGtttcctagaatggtttgggtagaAAGGGACCTTCCAACCCCCTAccgtgagcagggacaccttctactagaccaggttgctcaaagtccaacctggccttgaccactgccagggatgcggcagccacaacttctcagcacaacctgtgccagggcctcaccaccctcacagtaaacgCCGGTTTGGGTTCCCTCGCCCAGGACAGCGAAGGCACGGTGCGAGGCAACCCTCGGGCCGCCAGGTAACCGCCCCCCGCCCCTTACCAATGATGGGTCTCTCATTGCCCCCCACCAGGCGGCCGTACAGCATGacgcagagcaggagcagggtggCTGCCGGGCCGGCAGAACGCCCCACGAGGCGCCCCATAGCCGCTTCGCCCTTTGCCTGCCAGCACCAACCACTCCGCCGCCGCCTCAGTCTGCGCAACGCCCTGCCCGCCTGCGCCGCGGGGCACGCCGGGACATGTAGTTCCGGCGGCGGGTCGCTGAGGGGCGCGCCTGGAGGGAGGCGGCGGGCTTGGCGTTGCTGAGGCCCCTCAGTGCTGCGACGAAGTAGTAGCTGCATCATTAACCAGTGACAGACCAGTCATTTTCAACTAGAAGAGGTTTATTACTATAATGGTGTTAATAcgtaaaaaattataaaaacattgAGCCTTACATTGTGCTTATGATCAGTAGTGAATTATTTGCATCATCTAACAGCAAATGTCTGTTTTTAGAGGCACCTCTTGTATTCTTAAATAATAATGCACCTAgagattatttctttcttttgttgacTCTGCAGCTCAAAGCTGCCAGACACCCCCCATCATACAGACACCTCTTCCAGTCATCACGCAAATGTTCCCCATTTTATTGTGTCCTTACCATTAACAGCAGCCACAATTGAGAGTTCCTACAGCCCATGTAACATGTAAacattagaaaataattaacagCGCATGAAAAAGTAACTGCACTCTGTGCTCTAGCTGTTGTGTTATGCAAATATGTTACCATTTAGTAACAGATTCGAGGTGTTACCTGAAGATATTTAGGACTTTATATTCACAGAACTGGTGCAGTCTAAAGGAAGATTTAAAACACCCAGCTACATTTTGTACATGTGCATATACATATGCAATCAAATGAAATCTCTGCTACATAAAGCAGCAAACGATTAGAGACTGGTTGCATAGGGAAAGTTTAAATCTTCCTGTTCACCGAAACACGGTTTGTTCCTTTATGTGGTTTCCATTCAAGGATTAAAATTGCAGACACATAAAATTAAGACAATAGCTTCAGTTCCCTAGTTTGTAAATGACTTCAGACTTGACTTACACACTTGAAGAACTGCCAGATGCCTGACTACTTAGCTTATTTTCTTATAAAGAAGAATTAGCACTTCACTGAACTCCTCTATTTAAGGAGCTTTTATATCACAAAATAGTTTAATCTGAGAAAAAGATAGATATATGAAGTATATGGTCATATAAAAAcatatctgaaaaatgtttctttaaatttaGGCTCCATACCAAATATTTCTTGAAAGAGAACGAAAAATACATTTGAGTAAATGAGggaactggaaggaaaaaaattattaaaaagtcTTCCTCAGTTTCGGAATAGTTTTGCATCTGGCATTGACCGTaccacagcagaagaaaatagaacCAACAAGTACTCTGTGGGCCTTTCACAGATGTTCCTCTTGCTAAGAAAGAACGGCTTCCAATAGCTTTTCAATAATGCAGTATTAATGATAATCTAAAAGACGTTTCTGATTTAATACAATTTCCCCTCATTTCTTTCCCCAAGCATATATTAATACAACATCCCAATGTACCCTGAAGATTCCAAAATAACTGAAGTTAGCATTTCTAGCTATCTGAAAACCAGAGATTTGTTCTAGATTCACTTATATGAAAATTCATATGGAAATTTAAATACACAGTGCTTCTGCAAAGAACCCCTAGCTTATTTCAAAACAGAGTTAAAAACTGTAAACAAACTCTAGGTGTACTGACAGAGATTTTAACAAAAAGCtgaatgaaaagtaaaatatttttttagattATTAAATACTGGGGGTTGCAGGATGATACTGCTATGTAATGTGAGCGACAGCTTTTACACAGGTATGGTTCATATCTGAATAACAGCccttaaaaaatgttttcagtaagTATAGACAGTTTTTCTTTACCCCtatagaaataaagaaattaaaattacaaataatttcttccaGAGCCtaacagaaaacataaaatgttgAGTTGCCAAttacttttctgaaaacaaaattatggtACCCAACGTCTCTGATGCTGAGGTCCAAAGTAACCTGACAGTACCCTTAAACCATACAACAGATACTTCCAAAGTTCAGATCCACAAAGGATAATCTACTTCACCCTGCAGAACAAATAGCTACTGCAAACAGCTAAAAACCCTTGACCTCTGCTGTGCTCTACAGTAGGAATTAAAGGTGATCATAATCTGAGTTCTTTACAGTTTTTCCACAGACATtatctctgaagaaaaaaaaaatcagaattttcaAGGTTGTTTTGACTCTTACCAGTTCCTCCTCCTGACACATACTGTTCTTTAAAGAATAGGTACAtggtgttttccctttcttcctctatAAAACTGGAAGATTACTGTGTTAATTAAGGGAAGCTGCGCAAGCAGCAAAGATTAACGCAAATGTCTCACTACTGCTGAGTAATTGTTAATTTGACAATAACAAAATAGTTCTTTTCCCTGAGAATCAATCAAAAAAGCAGCCTTGTTTCACTTTTTGTAAATTAGCCCCACAGTCATACTTTCTACCCCATTCACATTCAGTTCTTTCTTGTAACCTGTTGTCTTGAGAAGGCAAGACAGAAGAGCTAAGCATAAGATTCTTGATTGCATAATTACAGATGAGTTGTCTCTACAGACTTAATAGGAGCAGTTATCAATTTCTGATATCCAACACACTATTGAGCTTTTTGGCATACAAGTTAATAATCACAAACAGTACTGTGAATATGTAGAATTCATTAATCTCTTCAGATGTACATACTGATAGACTCCAGTTAGTACAAAAAGTGAAGTCAGTATAGTACTCAGTGCCCTGCAAAGACATTCTGGTTTCATTTACATTAATTTCAAGTTTACATGAAAGATTTTGTACTAAACTGATTTCCAGTGTTCAATAATTGAAATAATACTGTAGTAAGGTTATTCGTGGGCAAACAGAGAAATGCTCTGAAGATAATCTGCAGATGCCACTATAAAGTCAGTCCATTCCTTTGCCAGCTCTTCAAAGGAGACTTCCTGCCCCCCATATTCCTGTGGGAGAATGCTGACAGGGAAGTGTTCGGTCAGACTCTGCATGTAGTTATTTCCATGCATATACACCtacaaaaaaatatgaaaagcatTTACTTGGGTATGAATGCTATATTACAGAGTGAAAACAGGCAGCAAAGAAACTCAGTGCAAGAGCTGAAGCCACCAGCTCAGTTTGACTAGACAAGTTGACTTTTTCAGAATGAGCTCCTTAAATAAAGGAGAAAGTACCATGTAAGTGAGTTTCCCATGGGTGCTCAAACTGTGTGCTCAGTATCTGCAGCTTGGCGAAGCATGGACTACAACCCAAGAACTGCATTTTATGCAGCTGCAAGCACAGGAACTGAAACAAACTATGCACTTGTTCCAGACTGGTTTAGTGACATTGAACAGCTAAAGTGAGCTAAACCATTGGAAGACCAGCACTTGGTCTTATCATTACAGCTATCATGCATTTggttttctgtcatttccaaGAAAAAGACAGCTTGGCTCCTGGCCATTACTATCTGTTTCTgccacatttatttaaaaacagcatTATGCAATATGTATGTAGGTTCACCCAGCCAAGGAGGAGATTCAAAAGAATGGGTATCTTGGTTCTTACATTTCAGGTCCAACTGCAATTAGATGCTGGACTACGCCTCTTTTTTAACCCTTCTAATACCATAGTTTTGGTTCTTCTTGCTTTATTGCAGCTACTTTGAAGCCTTATTTATTACTTTCAGTCAGACACTTTTATAGGCCTCTTATTAATACATTACAAGAATTGTCTGCAATTATTATTGTGTGAAGACTGCAAAATACTCAAAAGGTAGCTGTCTGTCTTTTATCTAACACTTGCCCATCAGGAATTAAGATAATGACTGAATAGTAATTACTCTTATTAAGGTATGGGGAATTGACCCTTAGAGGTTTGTTTTGAGATCCTACCTGTAACTCGGCCTGGAGACAAGCTAATCTgcttctgttccattccatgAACTAGGatatctggtttgttttcttttaggcCTTTACTGTCCATCTGCCCTCCCTTCTGCTTTTTGAGTTCTATCCTGAGATATTCTGAGCTGGATCAGATGACATGGGCTTTTTTCACTGGTAATAATGTAAGAGATGAAGGGCCATGGCTTCAGGCTACTCCAACATACTTCCTCTTCTTATCCTCTTTTGTGAGTGAGGGGTGCACAAGGCTCCCGTAACAAAACACACATGGTAGGAAAAGGGTCCTGGCAAACAAATGCTAACAGTGACCAGAAAAAACATGGATCTACTGTCCCTGAGTGTCATAGCTACTGCAAATGCACAAAATCTTTGTGCTGAGATAAGGAGGCTTCAGAGTGGGAACAGCAATAGGCATGGCTGCTTAGTTTGTACCTTAGTCTGCTGTTAACATTTCACAGTACTTTTGTGTTAGCTGAAGTCTCCAATATTCTTCCTATGCTACAATAAACAGAATTCTTGACATGCTTTTGCATCCACATACAAACAGgttttcagatttaaaattgaaaaaacaCTTAAAACAACTAAGGAGCTATTTGGAAAAACCCCTGAACTTAAGcttgactgattttttttatgcatAAATGTCTCTGCAGGTCTTTCAGAACTCAAAAATTGTCTTCTACAAATTCTGCACTACTTGAAGCATAACATCACTTTTTAATGACAGTTTCTCACTGTCATTTTATAGTCACAGTGCTGGGAGATCCAGGACCTATTTCTTCCTAGTTCTGCAGAAGAATTGCTGTGTGGCCTTAAGCAAATTATTTAACCTCCCTGCGCTGCAGCAGTTTTTCTCTTCAGAGTGGTGATAAAAGCAACTGCTTGCAACTCTCACATCAGTGATAACTGCAAATGCTTTAACAATTAAATTCTGGAATCCTGCATGGCActaacacacaaaaataatttatgcttTTCAGTGCTCAGGAGTACCAGATCCTAAGGGAAGTGCTACAGATTGTCACGTAAGAGTTTTGTGgcagaaagaaatatttgtgtGCACTCACCcgttcctttattttttcagtgagaaaagGCTTAATTAGAGCGAAGACTGGGTGGAAGAATAAAGGCTCATTTATCAAGTGGATACCCCGAACTTTTAGTGGAAAGGAATCCTGTCAACATACATGAAAAAAGgtatgagaaaaaagaaaatttgaaaagATTCTATTGTTAAGAACAGTCTTTGAAAACTACATAGTCCATAAGTTAGAACACTCCTCCTGACCTTACCAATTCTTGCACTTCAGAGTGTTCTTAATGTACACTGCCCCAATAACACTTAGAAAAATCACATCAATCACATCAATGCTCTTCCCATTAGAtgaaggaaaggggagggaaacccaaacaaaacagagaggCTGGCTATTAAAAAACCAACCTAACAATagaaccaaacagaaaaataaacaagaaaaccctCACCAAATTATACATAAGTAATGTACATAAAGCTTGtgctcagcctttcctcagagGTACAATTCTTCACAAGAGATTCTGCTGCTAATTTACAAAACAAATCTATCATACCATGTGTTTTCATTGGCAATTTATAGCCTGAAGGATAGTATGTAAATATGTATAAACCATTAAAGCTACTAACTTAagttaaataaattataatttagAGACAAGCCTTGAAATTACTGGCTATTGGCACAAGCCAGAAGTTCAGCTTTCTACTTGCATTCACAATTCATTTAGAAGTTCCATACCTttgaaagttaaaagaaaatacagcagtgcTGAAAGGGAGAATTATGCAATAGGGAATGTATAGCTTCCATTCATACCTCACCTGATACTACCTCTGCAACCAgaagttttctgcttttaaaaatggtaCTTCTCACAAACATTTTCTCCCCATTAGTACAGCAGCTCTTCTCCCATTATTCCATTCACTCTTTTAtggataaaaaaaccccaaaccaaacctcaCACCTTCCTTAAGTGCAAATCCTTTTACAATTTAATGTATGATAAAGACCTTAAAACTATCAGATTATAGGTTTACTGCATGCTATTATGTGCTATCATATACTTAGAATCTACTGTCATGTTTTTCACAAAACAACTAGGTTTTTCAAGATGATGTCACTTACTAATCTGACTCCACTTCCCATTTCTTagtatgtattttctttctattaacTTCCGTTTCTTCCTACAGGGTAATAATTTGCAAGACACATTTCTAAAGTAAAAAATGGGTTGAAATTAAGATTACTTAATTTTTAGTTATAAGTATATTGAACAACACACCTGTTTTTTCAATGCTTATAATAAAAATTTAGAAGTTTGAAAAACATGCAACAGATCTGAAATAGATCATGATGGAAACATGACATTTAAAGAATTTCCTGCTTTGAGGTAATGTATTGAAGCCTTTAGTGGTAATTGCAAATCCTGTTCTACCTCCTTTCTGCTTTATTACAAGGATAAAAAAATTACTAGCAATATTTTTACTACCTCAGAAATCAACTGGAACACTTTTACTAGTCCAGTTCTCGTGAGATCTGGCCCAGGACAGTATGAACATCAAGAGTTCTTATTCTAGATGTGGAAAGTTGGGAATACATGCTGGTTTCACAGAAGTTTCACAGAAGGTACGAAAAAGGATAAACAGCTGAAGTTACAATGATATTAGTTCAACGACTATGCTTTGACTAAAGCTCAGATATGAATCTTCCCAAATCAGAGCAAGAGATTATTTCCCTGGCTCGTTTGCACATTGCAGGCTAACAGACCTTTTATCACTGACTTTCAACCtaacttcagaaggaaaataggACTACATTGTCACTTGTCTGTCACTTCTCTgtccccttctttttttcctgcattccttttttatttcctctcatATCCTTTGGCAAAGTTCTAACAAATTTGTCAGAAAAGAACAAGTCTTAAAGGCAGTAAAGTCCCTCCAAGTTTTGTGAAAAGCAGATGAATTAGCAGTGAGTTGGACAAAAAAATGCtcggggatgggggggaggcaaaaagcaaacagaacatAAACATACATTCTGTTGGTAGCAGATGAAGATCACATAGCATCATCCATACTGGTAACAGGTTAGTACTATCTGTTTTTAACTCAGTACATGCTCTGAGtctcaggggaaaaaatgtgaaaaacacaGATCCTTCCAAAACTGGGCTTCATCTGCTCTTACACTCATTAAATTCTTGTCTTATAACAGGTAGGTGGAGTTCTTACAAAACATCAGAGGTTAAAGGACACTTACTGCTATGCAAGAACATACTTTATGTCAAATCAAGCACAACCTATGCATTTTAATGGATTtaagattttgttcttttaagcTGCATAGACTCTAAAAAGGtatacagaaggaaaatgtaCTATAGCttaaaactgatgaaaaattaAGAGTTATAGCAATGAAGCAGTGTAAAGCAGTATGTTAGACTTACTGTGAGAACAGCAGCAATTTTCTTGGCCACTGCTGGACTGATCTGAAATGCATGAGCAAATTTCCACCCTTGAAGATCAAATATAGCCTTGACTCCATTCCGCTGAGTCTCAGTCTCCTTCACAATGAGTTCAGATGTGATGAGACTTACACGAAACACATCATATGCTGTAAATAACTTGGGATCCCATTGTCCTGAAGAGTAGATAGATTACTCTGCATTACCACAAGAATACTGCATACACCTGTAATTTCCCTTGCTACTACTTCTAATGTGCTTCTCAGGAACAAAAAGTAACTAGTAATATCAAAGctcctgaaataaaacaatttgCCAGcacagaagttcttttctgtgccTGCTCTGTCATTCATCTTCTGCACACTTTTTGTAGATGGTACTACCTAATGGATGCTTGTAGATGCCACCTAATGCAGTATGTTCCACCTATGGCTGTAGCCTCCAGTACAAGGTTTTGACGGGAACAGCTTAATTCAGTAACAGAAACAACAGATCATCAATCCAATCAATTCAGGcaatttttcttcagtacaGTAATTCTACCAAGATTGTGAATTTCACTGCTGAAATTgtgacaataaaaaaacccaaaacaacaaccaaaaaacccacaaaaaaaacccaaccccaaaatccccaaaccatgaaataaaccaaaaacaTCAGTGCCAGAGCCAGATGTGAAACAGGTTTAAACAATTTTGTCACTCACCAATTCTGTATATTAGAACTTTGCTTCCATGTGGGTCCCTTGATCTCAGGACTCCATGATAGCCAGCAAGTAAGAGACCAAGAACAGAAGATGGTCGTAAATCTGCACTTATTTCCGGGCATTCAATTCTCCACTTCTGGTAATTCTTCAATaactagaaaaaataaatgtggacGTCAAATAAGCATCAGGTGTCATATGAACAGCAcagttaaaaaaacattttctacatGTGGTCACATTCAGGTTTAATTCCTTAAATTAGCTGTAATTTCATTGTGTATTTTAAGCAAATCACTAAGGTACTGTACTGGATCAAATGAGTGAGTCCTTATGATTAATATAGAAACCTGTCAAATTGCTAACGGACAGCAGTTGTCATTTTGTGTCAGAAAACGGGAAAATATAGTAGTTTCCATGTAAAATACACATGAAAACCAGTTTTCTTACTCAGGTTACCTTTAGAGTTATGCAGTTTGATACTGCATCAGATTCATTCTCCAGTTTTGAATTTAGACATGTAAAATTTTACAAACGAATATTCTCCTTCACCCACCCATTCCTCCCCTCCCATAAAGTATGGGCCCATTTTGTACACACACATAGAGTCATAAATAATTTTAGTTTACTATTAAAACAGGTATGATCATCAGCATATTCAAAGAATTTTTTCAAGGTTCCTCTTAGCCCCCTGAAAAGGCAGAATATAACAATGCAGTAGGTCCATTACCCATTAAGAAATTTGCCTTCCACAGAGTAGAAACACAAGAATCTGTTTTACTAAAGCAGAGATTCTGCCCTTTATAGAGGACATGATCACCCTGGCTCCTAAGACTGGAAGGCAGCAACAGTACATCTACGGCACAGGAAGAGCTGTGTGTTGAAGGGCAATGGCCTAACTCTAAGGAAGAATCCATCATAGGCATTTCTTTCTGAGGTAACATCTGTGTAGAAGAATTACAGGTGATACTGTGAAAAGTCATCTTAAAGATGGATCATGAAAAATTAAGTTGGTGATGCAGTAGTTTTAATCCCCAAGTCTAATTACCGTTTCTCATTATTAAGTGGTGAAGAAAAGTAACTGCTATTCCCTGCAACTAAAATTTCTTGAAGATATTTTCCATAGGTAAGTGGGAAGCTATAAAAGACTATTTTCTGAAAGGCTTCCTC
This sequence is a window from Lathamus discolor isolate bLatDis1 chromosome 2, bLatDis1.hap1, whole genome shotgun sequence. Protein-coding genes within it:
- the TTPA gene encoding alpha-tocopherol transfer protein produces the protein MGPAGLSAVASEPASGGMSQGPPGAGRLNDLPDHSPRVRSAVSELRRRAEAEPGQRWPQPLSDSFLVRFLRARDFHLDQAWRLLKNYQKWRIECPEISADLRPSSVLGLLLAGYHGVLRSRDPHGSKVLIYRIGQWDPKLFTAYDVFRVSLITSELIVKETETQRNGVKAIFDLQGWKFAHAFQISPAVAKKIAAVLTDSFPLKVRGIHLINEPLFFHPVFALIKPFLTEKIKERVYMHGNNYMQSLTEHFPVSILPQEYGGQEVSFEELAKEWTDFIVASADYLQSISLFAHE